ATGAAGGTCCTCGTTGGCCATATGCCCATGGGCTGTGTAGTAACCCTGTTCATAATGCTGACACGATGCGACCGCAAATTTAACGCCCCCTTCCACAAAACCCGCCCCCGGTGCTGTCCGGGTTCGCCCAATAGGGCTGGTGTCTGGCCCAACCCTGAAGCGGTACCAATAATGCTGATTGGCTTCCAGCCCATCAACCTCAACATGAACCGAATGTCCAAAATCTGCGTGGGCAAGGGCCGTGCCCCGCTGAACGATTTCCGACATGTTCTGGTCTGTAGCAATTTCCCAATTAACGTTTACGGAAATCTTATCCATGCCGCCGCGTGTGCTCAATGGGTCTGGGGCCAAACGGGTCCACAAAACCACGCCATCGGGAAAGGGATCCCCCGATGCCACGCCAAGGGTGAACAATCCCCTACCCTTATCTATCCCTTGGGCAAAGGCCTTTCCCAAAAACAATGAAGACAGAAATGCCTGGGCGCCAAATCTTCCTGTAAAAGCCAATAATTTGCGCCGCGTAATCATGTTCAACACGTTCTTTCATATCCTTGCCAAGTATTGGCCTATCCACGATACTTTAGAAAAAGTGACTGCAACAGGGAGATTTTACAATGACGGATAAACCAGCAGGGATTGCCGGACACGGCGAGCGTGAACCACAATTTCTTTATGTCTGTATTTCCAATCAGGTTGAACCCGCACCAAAGATCGCGATTGCGCCTGATGCGCTCCATGCAGAACATGTGAATTTTCTACAAGACCTGTTTGATCGTGGGCTTTTATTTGGCTCAGGCCCCCAGGTAGAAGAAACCGGCACCCGCCATGGCGGTGCGGTTTACGTCCTGCAAGGGGTCACCCTGGATGAGGCCAAAACCATCACGGCCCAAGAACCCAACATTCGGGAAGGCCAACGCGATGTCTCCATTCACCCATGGCGCAGGATGTGGTTTGGGGGATAAGAGCCCGCAAACGCTCAAGGCTCTCAGGGCTTAGGCCTCATCCTCGACACCAAACATGCGCTTTTCCTTGATGATACGTTCCTTGCCGTAATCGGCATGGACTTCATCAATATCGACCCGGTTGTTTGATCCGTCATTGGCATTGCCTTGGACCTGCAATAAATGGGCTTCTTCATCACCGCGTTGGTGGAACCAGTAACGCCCATTGCGTGGAATCAAAATGCCTTCCATGGGGCCAAATTCACCTAAAAATTTGGCGTCATTGCCATAGAAACTTACCCCACCCGATAACACCATCCAAAACCCTTCGGCTGCGGGATGGTAATGCAGAGTGTTGGAAAATCCCTTGGGCAGAACTTGTACGGTGCCCCGCAGGATGTCGCCGCTGCACAGGCGCACATTGCCCCGCAAATCATCGGGTAGGTCATCGGGTCTTTTGAAAGAAAAGACCTCAATGTTCTGTTCAACACGGTTAAAAAATGCATCGCGCTTGTCTTCACCACGCAAGCTGTGCTTTGCGGCTGATTTTCCCTTTTTGGGCATGCACTCACCTCCCCAATTACGCCAATATTCAATCTTGTCATAGCACATTTAAAAGCCAAACCGTTGGCAATAAAAAATGGCGCCCCACCTCAAATCGAGGGGGGCGCCATCATAACCGAAGGGGTTAACCCTTATGGTTATTTTTTCTTTTTCTTCTTTTTCTTTTTCTTTTTGCACATCTTTTTATTCTTCGCCAAAGCCTTGCACTTAAACACGGCACCTTTGGTAACCGCTGCACGTGCAAGCCTGACAATATCGTCAGGCGTTGACAGGATTTGCTGCACCACTTGTTGCACCACAATCCCCGAGACTGGATTAATCTCAAGTTTGCGTCTCTTGGCTTCGTTAATGAATGCATCCGAACTGGTTGCCGCATCAAAGGCTGCACGCAGTGCTGCAACCCGTGCTGCTGGCACACCCGGAGGCGTCAGGATTGGACGACCAATGCGCGATGCCATGGTCATCAGCTTAAGCACCCGGACCTCTGCTTCGTTCTTCCCAAGTTCCCAAATCAGGGGAACGGTTGGCAGATCGACTGCACGTTCAAGACCCATCTGAACTGGCAAAATCAGCTGATTGGCTTTCATGTACTGAGGCGTAATCCCCTTGATCGAAGCCCAGGCATTGGACCCGCGACCATCAAGTTCGCCGCGTTCCATGGCTAGGTTCATCTGGCTGCCGCCAGCGAAACCAAGGATGATTTTCATCTTGGTACCAAGGATGTTGTTCATGGCACGGGGATACTGCCCCGATGTTGAACCGGCACCGGTACCACCAATGATAATCTGCTTTTTCTTCAGATCCTTCCAGGACTTGATCCCGGTCGTGTGCCACAACATCAAGACGTTGTTGCCTTCATTGACATTACCAACCCAGATAAACTTGCTGGAATCGATTTTTTTATGCTTTTTCGGCCAGACAATCTGCGCAAAAGGAAGCCCCTGGCTGATGGTGGCAATCACCGAACCATCGCGCTTTGCTTTATAGGCCAGATATTGCGCGGCACGCCTGTGCCCTGCACCCGGCATATTCTGGGCCACCATCT
This is a stretch of genomic DNA from Rhodospirillales bacterium. It encodes these proteins:
- a CDS encoding cupin domain-containing protein, whose protein sequence is MPKKGKSAAKHSLRGEDKRDAFFNRVEQNIEVFSFKRPDDLPDDLRGNVRLCSGDILRGTVQVLPKGFSNTLHYHPAAEGFWMVLSGGVSFYGNDAKFLGEFGPMEGILIPRNGRYWFHQRGDEEAHLLQVQGNANDGSNNRVDIDEVHADYGKERIIKEKRMFGVEDEA